The nucleotide window AAATCTGATTACCGCAATGGCCAACCGTTTCATTTGTTCACTCTTGATTCTTTCTTTATGTATCCCGTTTTCATTAGTAAGTGTACTAGATTTTTGCGAAACCCGTCAAAGTCCAATCCGGCAGAGGATGGTCTGGCTATAATAACAAAATCTACTGGCAGTGAAGGATCCGGACCTTCCGCACGAACCGCTTCGCGCAGGTAACGTTTGACCCGGTTGCGAACCACCGCATTGCCTACTTTTTTGGACACAGAAAAACCCACCCGATAATGGTCCAACTGGTTGGGTGCATGGTAGAGAACCAGGTATCGATTGGCGAAGGATTTCCCTTTTTGGAAGACCTTCTGAAAATCCCGATTGTCCTTGAGACGGTGGATACTATTCATAGTTACCTCTCAGTATGACGAAGAAAACGCAGTTTTAAACATGAT belongs to Effusibacillus lacus and includes:
- the rnpA gene encoding ribonuclease P protein component gives rise to the protein MNSIHRLKDNRDFQKVFQKGKSFANRYLVLYHAPNQLDHYRVGFSVSKKVGNAVVRNRVKRYLREAVRAEGPDPSLPVDFVIIARPSSAGLDFDGFRKNLVHLLMKTGYIKKESRVNK